From one Mytilus trossulus isolate FHL-02 chromosome 10, PNRI_Mtr1.1.1.hap1, whole genome shotgun sequence genomic stretch:
- the LOC134687529 gene encoding uncharacterized protein LOC134687529, with amino-acid sequence MEYQYEAATERVSEALETVKYDLMKVRTQDDQLMRQLLNINATIKKLTTRGTKPSKRCSQLFCSCGNTNCGGKRIISASDMRKIDTPMPLKGTLAAFRALCINSTGSGSEYGSSDDEINDFSDSDCDVFEDKTSDDENVFDHV; translated from the exons ATGGAATACCAATACGAAGCAGCAACAGAAAGAGTCAGCGAGGCACTGGAAACCGTGAAATATGATCTG ATGAAAGTCAGAACTCAGGATGATCaactaatgagacaactcttaaaTATCAACGCAACTATAAAGAAATTAACGACTAGGGGCACAAAACCATCTAAAAGATGCAGTCAGCTGTTTTGTTCATGTGGTAATACAAACTGCGGAGGAAAGAGAATAATTTCTGCATCAGACATGCGTAAAATTGATACACCGATGCCGCTTAAGGGAACACTTGCAGCTTTCAGAGCTCTGTGCATCAATAGCACTGGATCAGGTTCAGAATATGGATCTTCAGATGACGAGATCAACGATTTCTCTGACAGCGATTGCGACGTGTTTGAAGACAAAACATCAGACGATGAAAATGTATTTGACCACGTTTGA